From a single Miscanthus floridulus cultivar M001 chromosome 8, ASM1932011v1, whole genome shotgun sequence genomic region:
- the LOC136475914 gene encoding intracellular protein transport protein USO1-like: MPLSSTSSPATGAAAAAAVRTASPPLRAATHVLFRQKLGFLAAFQAQRAKCSPHLIRSIVKSSRLDINDGDNGTTEPARELLERLFAKTKSLDPSASQDGELSMSIEVLKTEFEAAISILKKKERDLRDAEKKVSVDRSRLNQTKQDLDQREEDIIKAYSRQHEMEKALMKASRDLTLQVRQINNLKVLVEEQDKKIVSSQDALSKKVIEMDKVKQEMLKKNDEAALMRSEIESKEQDLLVANQAIARQEATIRELQSEIKRKETEIERLNELMKANEEKLKVAEQELEKQNSGWIAAQQELKELAQMASKDKDNIKNTISDFKRVRSLLDAVRSELIATKEALTFSRKQVEDQAAQLSNQVQELTDQKALIISYTRNLEAAQLEIQGKTNELTAVQSRCSELESQLLEETKKVESLEAMLTKERESLEWKTKEVDLLQEELVQKEKDYFNSQKLVETKEAELLEARHEVEDMKLKVDSIQFSVQEKDLELLETQRKLDGVNSEVIELQQLINSKEDQLVQVRTELQDKEQCIQLMQDELDKMRLGRSQAESVVQKIVELTGNLIGSAEIEEVDIYSLLDDEILSTSTALESNLHKHSQLKADIDMLKESLRQKDMDLSAAYKALDAKDQELKAVVGRLDVRDKELDKLEELSVDPYDIRRLSSVADEATKDNIVGEVELQKHELESVEAEALAASTLLKKLANVTKEFLRSGRTDSGTNLVVSQNSNISEGASKMEPQRKINVILEAKKEIVGLFSLTEELVAGAQMKDAVEP, from the exons ATGcccctctcctccacctcctcgccggcgacgggggcggccgccgccgccgcagtccGCACCGCTTCGCCGCCTCTCCGCGCCGCCACCCAC GTTTTGTTCAGGCAGAAGCTGGGCTTTCTGGCGGCATTCCAGGCTCAACGTGCGAAATGCTCACCTCATTTGATCAGATCTATTGTAAAAAGTTCTAGATTAGATATCAATGACGGTGACAATGGAACAACTGAGCCCGCAAGAGAACTATTGGAGCGTCTGTTCGCCAAGACAAAGAGTCTAGATCCAAGCGCTTCTCAGGATGGGGAGCTGAGCATGAGCATTGAGGTCCTGAAGACTGAATTTGAGGCTGCCATATCAATcctaaagaagaaagaaagggatctTCGTGATGCAGAGAAGAAAGTCTCTGTGGATAGGTCAAGGTTGAACCAGACGAAGCAGGACCTCGATCAGAGGGAGGAAGACATCATCAAAGCATATTCGAGGCAACATGAAATGGAGAAAGCACTGATGAAGGCGAGTAGGGATTTGACTCTACAAGTTCGACAGATCAATAATCTTAAGGTTCTGGTCGAGGAACAAGACAAAAAAATTGTTAGTTCACAAGATGCACTTTCTAAGAAGGTTATTGAAATGGATAAGGTTAAACAAGAGATGCTGAAGAAGAATGATGAAGCAGCCTTGATGCGTTCAGAGATCGAATCCAAGGAACAAGACCTTCTTGTAGCTAATCAGGCCATTGCACGTCAAGAAGCAACAATTAGGGAGCTTCAAAGTGAAATTAAACGAAAGGAAACTGAGATTGAGAGATTAAATGAATTGATGAAAGCTAATGAAGAGAAACTGAAAGTTGCAGAACAGGAACTTGAGAAGCAGAATTCAGGATGGATTGCAGCACAGCAAGAGTTAAAGGAACTGGCGCAAATGGCATCCAAGGATAAGGATAATATCAAGAATACAATCAGTGACTTCAAACGGGTGAGGTCTTTGTTAGATGCTGTGCGTTCTGAACTAATAGCTACGAAAGAGGCTCTCACCTTCTCGCGCAAACAAGTCGAAGATCAAGCAGCACAGTTGAGTAACCAAGTGCAGGAACTCACAGACCAAAAGGCATTAATTATTTCTTATACCCGGAATTTGGAAGCTGCTCAGCTGGAGATTCAAGGAAAGACAAATGAGCTCACTGCTGTACAATCTCGCTGTAGTGAACTTGAATCTCAGTTACTCGAGGAAACGAAGAAGGTTGAGTCCCTAGAGGCTATGTTAACCAAAGAAAGGGAGAGCTTGGAATGGAAAACTAAGGAAGTAGACTTGCTTCAAGAGGAGCTAGTTCAGAAGGAGAAGGATTACTTCAATTCACAAAAGCTTGTTGAAACAAAAGAGGCTGAGTTGTTAGAGGCCAGACATGAAGTCGAAGATATGAAATTGAAGGTGGATTCCATACAATTTTCTGTTCAAGAGAAGGATTTGGAGCTTCTGGAGACACAAAGAAAACTTGATGGAGTTAACAGTGAGGTTATTGAACTTCAGCAGCTGATAAATAGCAAGGAGGATCAACTGGTTCAAGTTAGAACTGAATTACAGGATAAAGAGCAATGCATACAATTAATGCAAGATGAATTGGATAAGATGAGATTAGGACGCTCACAAGCTGAATCTGTGGTGCAAAAGATAGTTGAGCTTACTGGCAATCTTATAGGTTCTGCCGAAATTGAAGAAGTTGACATTTATAGCTTGCTGGATGATGAAATTTTAAGCACAAGTACAGCACTTGAGTCCAATTTGCATAAACATAGCCAATTGAAGGCTGACATAGAcatgttaaaagaatccttacgaCAAAAGGACATGGATCTGAGTGCTGCTTATAAAGCGCTTGACGCCAAAGATCAAGAGTTGAAGGCAGTAGTTGGAAGGTTAGATGTTAGGGACAAGGAACTAGACAAGTTGGAAGAGTTATCCGTAGACCCCTATGACATCAGGAGACTGTCTAGCGTTGCTGATGAGGCAACAAAAGACAACATTGTGGGAGAAGTGGAGCTCCAAAAGCATGAATTGGAATCTGTGGAGGCTGAGGCACTAGCTGCTAGCACTTTGTTGAAGAAGCTTGCGAATGTGACTAAGGAATTCTTGAGAAGTGGTAGAACTGATTCTGGTACCAATTTGGTAGTATCTCAAAATTCAAACATTAGTGAAGGTGCTTCTAAAATGGAACCACAAAGGAAAATTAATGTGATTCTTGAAGCTAAAAAGGAGATTGTTGGGCTATTTTCTTTGACAGAAGAGCTCGTTGCTGGTGCTCAAATGAAGGATGCTGTGGAACCATAG
- the LOC136468662 gene encoding uncharacterized protein, whose product MVVPCLPEKTTTPHFNFKVRCNKATILLGSKADVLYIIVGTTSIYGFSFKPDIYQHDNEIGWGLLQLTARATDMVIIYFQKAASVRQKHSFYPFTIFYLYNIFCMQTDWLFLNFNIPLQVGHKKMLSASAQSNLKIILKLARISNIWQKVRRLVPTVYSQLRIDRQKQKKVTDFVTLHCDYINQWENFHDNLYKNDQPHTNANFRAFLAWYRRATGMKLKVQWTQADYADIESSDDEYTSYDLATRAGTQVEAAPILDRVGNTLKQSVLDIEHFSRTGVHDRTMTQNFLTRLARRLSRAAARCGYGSSVVMDVHAPPTGLSDTSVCLGTSSHGGTASRGQSSSRATVDTFQGLRDEDEDEDENEGGYEELGPSQLLNAPSTQPTQPAGTRRRHSPDPYTLGTWALGHKGKGKTRRQRGLVVDFLVDVITDYYGLCKLLLWTVMYCMDYYYGLYGLYGLLICSWIWFEINVTFTDELIDRKNLDFSVDFSNRLFSLT is encoded by the exons ATGGTCGTACCATGCTTGCCGGAAAAAACAACAACACCTCATTTCAATTTCAAGGTTCGCTGCAATAAG GCTACCATTTTACTTGGAAGCAAAGCTGACGTTCTCTATATAATTGTG GGAACTACATCTATTTATGGGTTTTCCTTTAAGCCAGATATTTATCAGCATGACAATGAAATCGGCTGGGGCCTCCTTCAGTTGACAGCTCGAGCCACTGATATGGTCATCATTTATTTCCAGAAGGCTGCTTCCGTACGACAGAAACACTCTTTTTATCCTTTTACAATCTTTTACCTATACAACATATTTTGCATGCAGACAGACTGGCTTTTCCTAAATTTTAATATCCCATTACAAGTAGGTCACAAAAAAATGTTGAGCGCGTCCGCACAGAGCAATCTGAAGATAATACTGAAACTGGCAAG GATCTCCAATATTTGGCAAAAGGTACGGCGGCTTGTTCCAACCGTTTATAGCCAGCTCAG GATCGATCGTCAGAAGCAGAAGAAAGTGACGGATTTTGTGACCTTGCACTGTGACTACATCAACCAGTGGGAAAACTTTCATGACAACCTGTACAAGAATGACCAGCCCCACACGAACGCCAACTTCAGAGCATTCCTAGCTTGGTACAGACGTGCAACAGGGATGAAGCTGAAGGTGCAATGGACCCAAGCAGACTACGCCGACATTGAGTCCTCCGATGATGAATACACATCTTACGACCTTGCGACGAGGGCAGGGACACAGGTGGAGGCTGCACCGATCTTGGACCGAGTG GGCAACACTTTGAAACAATCCGTGCTTGACATTGAACATTTCTCAAGAACAGGCGTACACGACAGGACAATGACACAGAACTTTCTTACA AGGTTAGCACGTCGGCTAAGCCGTGCCGCTGCTCGTTGTGGTTACGGGAGTAGCGTGGTGATGGACGTACACGCGCCGCCCACAGGACTCTCTGACACGAGTGTATGTCTTGGTACTTCTTCTCATGGAGGTACTGCTTCCAGAGGCCAGAGCTCGTCCCGCGCCACCGTGGATACTTTTCAGGGGCTcagagatgaggatgaggatgaggatgagaatGAGGGTGGTTATGAGGAGCTTGGACCATCTCAGCTACTGAACGCTCCTTCGACTCAACCTACACAACCTGctggcactaggcgacgccattcgcctgacccttacactctaggcacCTGGGCTCTTggccacaagggtaagggtaagactaggagacaGCGAGGGCTTGTGGTAGACTTTCTGGTAGATGTTATTACGGACTATTATGGACTTTGCAAACTGTTATTATGGACTGTTATGTAttgtatggactattattatgGACTGTACGGACTCTATGGACTTTTAATATGCTCATGGATATGGTTTGAGATAAATGTG ACTTTTACAGATGAATTGATTGATCGCAAGAATCTAGACTTTTCAGTTGATTTTTCAAATAGGCTTTTCAGTCTGACTTGA